One part of the [Pantoea] beijingensis genome encodes these proteins:
- the glpG gene encoding rhomboid family intramembrane serine protease GlpG produces MRRVAHFTNPRQAQAFVDYMATRGVTLRIEYDETYYLLLEDEANEDVVENELELFVRDPLNPRYQAASWASGNTSSGLSYQRSSLLVNIRQRAGPLTMAVMLVCIAIFILMQIIGDRSVMAWLAWPSGQEQYFQLWRWFSHALLHFSLLHILFNLMWWWYLGGVVEKRLGSGKLVVITLISALLSGWMQAKFSGVWFGGLSGVVYALMGYVWLRGERDPESGIFLERGLMAFAILWLVIGYFGAFGLSIANAAHVMGLIVGLVMAFVDTRHRHK; encoded by the coding sequence ATGAGACGTGTTGCTCATTTTACCAACCCACGACAGGCTCAGGCGTTTGTTGATTATATGGCCACGCGCGGCGTGACGCTACGCATTGAGTACGATGAGACTTATTATCTGCTTCTTGAGGATGAAGCGAATGAGGATGTGGTCGAAAACGAACTTGAGCTGTTTGTCCGCGATCCCCTTAACCCGCGTTATCAGGCGGCGAGCTGGGCCTCAGGAAATACCTCAAGTGGTTTAAGCTATCAGCGCTCTTCTCTGCTGGTGAATATTCGTCAGCGGGCGGGTCCGTTGACAATGGCGGTGATGTTGGTCTGTATTGCCATTTTTATTCTGATGCAAATTATTGGCGATCGCAGCGTAATGGCCTGGCTTGCCTGGCCATCTGGTCAGGAACAATATTTCCAGCTGTGGCGCTGGTTCAGTCATGCTCTGTTGCATTTCTCCCTGTTACACATCCTGTTTAACCTGATGTGGTGGTGGTACTTAGGAGGCGTGGTAGAGAAACGGCTAGGCAGCGGTAAGCTGGTGGTGATTACCTTAATTTCGGCACTTCTTAGCGGCTGGATGCAGGCTAAATTTAGCGGCGTGTGGTTTGGCGGGCTTTCGGGCGTGGTCTATGCACTCATGGGATATGTATGGCTACGGGGAGAGCGCGATCCCGAAAGTGGGATTTTCCTGGAGCGTGGTCTGATGGCTTTCGCTATTCTGTGGCTGGTTATTGGCTACTTTGGCGCGTTTGGGTTATCCATCGCTAACGCCGCACATGTCATGGGGCTGATTGTTGGACTGGTGATGGCGTTTGTCGACACAAGACATCGCCATAAATAA
- the glpD gene encoding glycerol-3-phosphate dehydrogenase: METKDLIVIGGGINGAGIAADAAGRGLSVLMLEAQDLACATSSASSKLIHGGLRYLEHYEFRLVSEALAEREVLLRMAPHIAFPMRFRLPHRPHLRPAWMIRTGLFMYDHLGKRTSLPASKGLRFGADSVLKPEIVRGFEYSDCWVDDARLVVLNAQEVIKHSGDVRTRTRVTRAWREDGLWIVEAEDIDSGKTTTWRAKGLVNAGGPWVKQIFDEELKLKSPYGIRLIKGSHIVVPRVHTQKQAYILQNEDHRIVFVIPWMDEFSIIGTTDVEYNGDPKKVAIEDSEIDYLLNVFNEHFKKSLAREDIVWTYSGVRPLCDDESDSPQAITRDYTLDVHDDQGKAPLLSVFGGKLTTYRKLAEHAMEKLTKYYDNIGPAWTKNCVLTGGDIATSREDYANSLRRRYAFITEEMARHYARTYGSRSEAILKDAKSLEDLGENFGHDFYEAELRYLVEHEWVCELDDAIWRRTKQGMWLDEKQQTRVREWLAANVKKSTLSLAS; the protein is encoded by the coding sequence GTGGAAACCAAAGACTTGATCGTAATCGGCGGCGGCATCAACGGTGCCGGTATTGCGGCCGATGCCGCAGGACGCGGACTGTCTGTGCTGATGCTGGAAGCACAAGACTTGGCCTGCGCAACCTCTTCCGCCAGTTCTAAACTGATTCATGGCGGGTTGCGCTATCTTGAACACTATGAGTTCCGTCTGGTTAGTGAAGCACTAGCCGAGCGTGAAGTTCTGCTTAGAATGGCGCCACATATCGCCTTTCCGATGCGCTTTCGCCTGCCGCATCGTCCTCACCTTCGCCCGGCCTGGATGATCCGTACCGGTCTGTTTATGTACGATCATCTGGGAAAACGGACCAGCCTGCCAGCGAGTAAAGGATTGCGATTTGGCGCAGATTCGGTACTAAAACCTGAAATCGTGCGCGGTTTCGAATATTCTGACTGCTGGGTAGATGATGCCCGACTGGTCGTGCTGAATGCCCAGGAAGTGATAAAACATAGCGGCGACGTGCGTACCCGTACCCGCGTCACTCGTGCCTGGCGCGAAGATGGCCTGTGGATAGTGGAAGCCGAAGATATTGATAGCGGTAAAACGACGACCTGGCGCGCTAAAGGCCTGGTCAATGCGGGTGGCCCCTGGGTCAAACAGATATTCGATGAAGAATTAAAGCTAAAATCCCCTTATGGCATTCGCCTGATTAAAGGTAGCCATATCGTTGTCCCTCGCGTACATACACAGAAGCAAGCCTATATTCTGCAAAACGAGGATCACCGTATCGTCTTCGTTATTCCCTGGATGGATGAGTTTTCCATTATCGGGACCACCGACGTGGAATATAACGGCGATCCGAAAAAAGTCGCGATTGAAGATAGCGAAATCGACTATCTGCTGAACGTGTTCAATGAACACTTCAAAAAGAGCCTGGCGCGTGAGGATATCGTCTGGACCTACTCCGGCGTACGTCCATTGTGCGATGATGAATCAGATTCGCCTCAGGCAATTACCCGCGACTATACCCTTGATGTACATGACGATCAGGGTAAAGCCCCGTTACTCTCCGTGTTCGGCGGTAAGCTGACGACCTATCGTAAGCTGGCTGAGCATGCGATGGAAAAGCTAACCAAATATTACGACAATATTGGCCCGGCATGGACCAAAAACTGTGTGCTGACGGGCGGTGATATTGCCACTTCGCGTGAGGACTACGCCAACAGCCTGCGTCGCCGTTATGCCTTTATCACTGAGGAAATGGCACGCCATTACGCGCGCACTTACGGTAGCCGGAGCGAGGCAATTCTTAAAGATGCGAAAAGCCTCGAAGATTTAGGTGAAAATTTCGGGCACGACTTCTACGAGGCCGAGTTGCGTTATCTGGTTGAGCACGAATGGGTATGTGAACTGGATGATGCGATCTGGCGCCGTACCAAACAAGGTATGTGGCTGGATGAAAAACAACAAACGCGCGTCCGCGAATGGCTGGCCGCTAACGTTAAAAAATCTACGCTTTCGCTGGCATCGTAA
- the glpE gene encoding thiosulfate sulfurtransferase GlpE: MEQFECISVHQAQEQLLQGTGRLVDIRDPQSFEAAHASGAFHLTNGSLNAFIEQADFDTPVLVMCYHGNSSKGAAQYLLTQGFDRVYSIDGGFEAWRAAFPQQVEADVR, encoded by the coding sequence ATGGAACAATTTGAATGTATCAGCGTTCATCAGGCGCAAGAGCAATTATTACAGGGCACTGGGCGGCTGGTAGATATCCGCGACCCGCAAAGTTTTGAAGCGGCTCATGCCAGTGGCGCTTTTCACCTGACTAATGGTTCGCTTAATGCTTTTATTGAGCAAGCTGACTTTGATACGCCGGTTCTGGTGATGTGTTATCACGGTAATAGCAGTAAGGGCGCAGCCCAGTATTTACTGACTCAGGGCTTTGATCGGGTATATAGCATTGACGGTGGTTTTGAAGCCTGGCGTGCGGCTTTCCCGCAGCAGGTTGAAGCGGACGTTCGCTGA
- the glgP gene encoding glycogen phosphorylase, whose translation MNAPFTYASPTLSVEALKNSIAYKLMFTLGKDPSVANKHEWLNATLLAVRDRMVERWLRSNRAQLSQDVRQVYYLSMEFLVGRTLSNALLAVGIYDDINSALEEMGLDLAELVEEESDPGLGNGGLGRLAACFLDSLATLGLPGRGYGIRYDYGMFKQNIIDGRQAESPDYWLEYGNPWEFQRFNTRHKVRFGGRIQHEGNRVRWVETEEVLATAFDQIIPGYDTDATNTLRLWGAQASNEINLGKFNQGDYFAAVEDKNHSENVSRVLYPDDSTYSGRELRLRQEYFLVSATVQDILNRHWSMHQTFENLADKIAIHLNDTHPVLAIPELMRLLIDEHKYGWDDAFEVTCQVFSYTNHTLMSEALETWPVDMIGKILPRHLQIIFDINDYFLKTIQDYYPDDWELLSRISIIDENNGRQVRMAWLAVVVSHKVNGVSELHSTLMVQSLFADFAELFPGRFCNKTNGVTPRRWLALANRPLSTVLDEVIGRTWRTDLSQLSDIKPHIDYPTFIEQIAEAKLENKKRLAQWVAKNLDVVLDPNALFDVQIKRIHEYKRQLLNVLHIITRYNRIKADPDANWVPRVSIFAGKAASAYYMAKHIIHLINDVAKLINNDPQVKNKLKVVFIPNYGVSLAQIIIPAADLSEQISLAGTEASGTSNMKFALNGALTIGTLDGANVEMQEHVGKENIFIFGNTTPQVEALRRNGYNAHQYYEEDMELRQALTQIATGMFSPQEPGRYRNLFDSLVNLGDHYQLLADYRSYVDTQDKVDDLYRQPEEWQRRAAHNIANMGYFSSDRTIQEYADEIWHISPVRL comes from the coding sequence ATGAACGCACCTTTTACCTACGCCTCACCCACGCTCAGCGTTGAAGCATTGAAAAATTCGATTGCCTATAAGCTGATGTTTACGCTTGGTAAAGATCCGTCCGTTGCCAATAAACATGAGTGGTTAAATGCGACGCTACTGGCGGTACGCGATCGTATGGTTGAGCGCTGGCTGCGCTCCAATCGTGCGCAACTCTCACAGGATGTCCGGCAGGTTTACTATTTATCCATGGAGTTTCTGGTCGGGCGTACGCTCTCAAATGCGTTACTGGCGGTGGGTATTTATGATGATATCAATAGCGCGCTGGAAGAGATGGGATTGGATCTGGCTGAGTTAGTGGAGGAGGAGAGCGATCCGGGTTTGGGAAACGGTGGATTAGGTCGTTTGGCTGCTTGTTTTCTTGATTCACTGGCGACGCTTGGTTTGCCGGGGCGCGGTTATGGTATTCGTTACGATTACGGTATGTTTAAGCAAAATATTATCGACGGACGCCAGGCTGAATCGCCTGATTATTGGCTTGAATACGGAAACCCCTGGGAGTTCCAGCGCTTTAATACGCGTCATAAAGTACGTTTTGGCGGGCGTATACAGCATGAAGGCAACCGGGTACGCTGGGTAGAAACTGAAGAAGTACTGGCAACAGCCTTCGATCAAATTATTCCCGGTTACGATACCGATGCGACCAATACGCTCAGGTTATGGGGCGCACAGGCGAGTAATGAGATCAACCTGGGGAAATTTAATCAGGGCGACTATTTTGCCGCGGTTGAAGATAAAAACCATTCCGAAAATGTGTCCCGCGTGCTCTATCCCGATGATTCAACCTATTCAGGTCGTGAGCTGCGCCTGCGGCAGGAGTATTTCCTGGTGTCTGCGACGGTGCAGGATATTCTGAATCGCCACTGGAGCATGCATCAAACGTTCGAGAACCTTGCGGATAAAATTGCGATTCATCTCAATGATACGCATCCGGTGTTAGCCATCCCCGAACTGATGCGATTATTAATTGATGAGCATAAGTACGGTTGGGACGATGCTTTTGAAGTGACCTGCCAGGTATTCTCGTATACCAACCATACGCTGATGAGCGAAGCGCTGGAAACCTGGCCGGTGGATATGATTGGTAAAATTCTGCCCCGCCATCTGCAAATTATTTTTGATATTAATGATTACTTCCTGAAAACGATTCAGGATTACTACCCGGATGACTGGGAACTGCTGTCGCGTATTTCCATTATTGATGAAAATAACGGCCGGCAGGTGCGTATGGCCTGGCTGGCGGTGGTGGTGAGCCATAAAGTCAATGGCGTTTCGGAGTTACATTCGACGTTGATGGTGCAGTCGTTGTTTGCGGATTTTGCCGAATTGTTCCCGGGGCGCTTTTGTAATAAAACCAACGGTGTAACGCCGCGGCGGTGGCTGGCGTTGGCCAACCGCCCGTTGTCTACTGTGCTTGATGAGGTCATTGGACGTACCTGGCGTACCGATCTCAGCCAGCTCAGTGATATCAAACCCCATATCGATTACCCGACGTTTATTGAACAGATTGCCGAGGCTAAGCTGGAAAATAAGAAGCGGCTGGCACAGTGGGTGGCGAAAAATCTTGATGTGGTACTCGATCCTAATGCGTTATTTGATGTGCAGATTAAGCGCATTCATGAATATAAGCGTCAGTTGTTAAACGTACTGCATATTATTACGCGTTATAACCGCATCAAGGCGGATCCTGACGCTAACTGGGTACCCCGAGTGAGTATTTTCGCAGGTAAAGCCGCATCGGCCTATTATATGGCGAAACACATTATTCATTTGATCAATGACGTGGCGAAACTGATCAATAACGATCCGCAGGTGAAGAATAAGCTGAAAGTGGTGTTTATTCCCAATTATGGTGTGAGCCTGGCGCAGATCATCATTCCGGCGGCTGATCTTTCCGAGCAAATTTCCCTGGCCGGTACTGAAGCGTCCGGGACCAGCAATATGAAGTTTGCGCTTAATGGTGCCTTAACGATTGGTACGCTCGATGGCGCGAACGTTGAAATGCAGGAGCACGTCGGGAAAGAGAATATCTTTATCTTCGGGAATACGACACCGCAGGTTGAGGCCCTCAGGCGTAACGGCTACAACGCGCATCAGTATTATGAAGAAGATATGGAGTTACGGCAGGCACTCACCCAGATTGCCACCGGTATGTTCAGCCCACAGGAGCCTGGACGCTATCGTAACCTGTTTGATTCACTGGTAAACCTCGGCGATCACTATCAACTGCTGGCGGATTATCGCAGTTACGTGGATACCCAGGATAAGGTGGACGATCTTTATCGCCAGCCGGAAGAGTGGCAGCGCCGTGCGGCGCACAATATTGCCAATATGGGGTATTTCTCCTCCGATCGCACTATTCAGGAATATGCCGATGAGATATGGCATATTTCACCGGTACGACTGTAA
- a CDS encoding DeoR/GlpR family transcriptional regulator, with product MKQTQRHDAIIDLVRRQGYVSTEELVEHFTVSPQTIRRDLNDLAEQNKIQRHHGGAALPSSSENSAWQDRKMMWSAEKARIAQRVASQIPDGATLFIDIGTTPEAVAHALMNHSNLRIVTNNLNVAMLLMSKPDFRLILAGGEVRTRDGGIMGEATLDFISQFRLDYGILGISGIDMDGSLLEFDYHEVRTKRAIIENSRCVMLVTDHSKFGRNAMVNLGNMGLIDYLFTNEAPPPSVMQVIEQHEVHLELC from the coding sequence GTGAAGCAGACGCAACGACACGACGCCATTATCGATCTGGTACGTCGTCAGGGTTATGTCAGTACCGAAGAGCTGGTTGAGCACTTTACCGTCAGCCCGCAAACGATTCGTCGCGATCTCAACGATCTTGCCGAACAGAATAAAATCCAGCGTCATCACGGTGGTGCGGCGTTGCCTTCCAGTTCAGAAAACTCCGCCTGGCAGGATCGTAAAATGATGTGGTCGGCAGAGAAGGCGCGTATCGCGCAACGCGTTGCCAGCCAGATCCCGGATGGCGCTACGCTGTTTATTGATATCGGCACTACGCCGGAAGCGGTCGCGCATGCGTTGATGAATCACAGCAATCTGCGCATTGTGACTAACAACCTCAATGTGGCGATGCTATTAATGTCAAAGCCTGATTTCCGTTTGATTCTGGCGGGAGGAGAGGTGCGCACGCGGGATGGCGGCATAATGGGTGAGGCGACGCTCGACTTCATCTCACAATTTCGCCTTGATTACGGAATTCTCGGCATCAGCGGCATTGATATGGACGGTTCACTGCTGGAGTTTGATTACCACGAAGTACGCACTAAGCGCGCAATTATCGAGAACTCGCGCTGTGTCATGCTGGTGACAGATCACTCAAAATTTGGCCGGAATGCGATGGTGAATTTGGGCAACATGGGATTAATTGATTACCTGTTTACTAATGAAGCGCCGCCGCCGAGCGTCATGCAGGTGATTGAACAGCATGAGGTACATTTAGAGCTGTGCTAA